A window of Roseiflexus castenholzii DSM 13941 genomic DNA:
GCGCCTGGTGCTCAAGCCAAACGACGAGTATGGCGGCAAGGGGGTCGTTATCGGCTGGGAAACATCGCCAGACGCATGGGATCGCGCGCTTGGCGATGCGCTGCGCACGCCGTCGATCGTGCAGGAGCGCGTGACCATCGCCTATGAGGATTACCCTGCGATGGTTGATGGCAGAGTGCAGATCGGGCGACGCCTGGTGGACAGCGATCCGTTTGTGTTCGGCGGCGAGGTGCATGGGTGCTTGTGCCGTCTTTCGACGGTGACGCTGTTGAATGTCACGGCCGGCGGCGGATCGACGACGCCGGTCTTTCTGGTGGGGAGAGGAGCAGCGCCTTGACATCGTACAATCCTGCATCGCCCGATTTTCCGTTCACGCTTGGCATCGAGGAAGAGTATCAGGTCGTAGACCCGCAAACGCGCGAACTGCGCTCGTACATCACACAGATTCTCGACCGCGGGCGCATGATCCTGCGCGAGCAGATCAAGCCGGAACTGCACCAGAGCATGGTGGAAGTCGGCACACAACCATGCCGAACCATCCAGGAAGCGCGCGCCGAAGTAGTGCGGCTGCGCGGCACGATTGCCGGTCTTGCCCGGCAACACGGATTGACGATTATCTCCGCCGGAACCCATCCGATCTCGTCGTGGATGAGCCAGGAGATCACCCCGTTCGAGCGCTACAAAGGCGTCGTCGAGGAGATGCAGCAACTGGCGCTGCAACTGCTGATCTTTGGCATGCACGTCCACGTCGGGATGCCGGATGATGAGGTCGCCATTGAACTGATGAACGTTGCACGCTATTTTCTGCCCCATATTCTGGCGCTCTCAACATCATCGCCATTCTGGATGGGGCGCAACACCGGCTTCAAGTCGTACCGTTCCGCCCTCTTCTCGAACTTTCCGCGCACCGGCATTCCGCCGAGTTTCCATTCTGCCGCCGAGTTTCAGAACTATGTGAAACTGCTGATCAAGACGAACTGTATCGACGATGCGAAGAAGATCTACTGGGACCTGCGCCCGCACCCGTACTTTGGCACCCTCGAATTTCGCGTGTGCGACGCCGCGACGCGCGTGGACGAGTGCATCGCGCTGGCGGCGCTCATGCAGGCGCTGGTCGTCAAACTGCATCTGATGTTTTCCGAAAACACCACCTTCCGCGTCTATCGGCGCGCCGTCATTATGGAGAACAAGTGGCGCGCTCAACGCTGGGGGCTGGATGGCAAACTGATCGACTTCGGCAAGCGCGCTGAAGTGGAAGCGAAGGCGCTCATGCACGAACTGGTCGCCTTCGTCGATGAGGTGGTCGATGAACTTGGCAGCCGCCACGAAGTCGAATACCTGCTCAACGTCGCCGATGGCGGATCGAGCGCCGACCGGCAACTGGCGGTGTTTCGCGAAACGAATGACTTGCACGCCGTGGTGGACAATCTGATCGTCGAGACCCTCGAAGGAGTGCCGGTGTATCAGGGGTGAAACGCTGCTGCCGGACGGCGAGGTCAGGGCAGGTTTGAGACCCACCCGTCCGGCGTGGCTGATGCTGCTGTTTCCGCATCTGGAACGGGTGACCGGCGCTACCCCGCACTCCAGCGAATCACCGCCGATGCCCAGGTCAGTCCCCCGCCAAACGAGGTGAGGAGCGCATAGTCCCCTTTGCGCAGCCGCTGCTGCTCGACGGCTTCAACGAGCGCGATGGGAATGCTGGCGGCTGAGGTGTTGCCGTAGCGGTCGAGGTTGACGAACACGCGATCCAGCGGCACTTCGAGGCGTTTGGCAGTCGCTTCGATAATGCGCAGGTTCGCCTGATGGGGAATCACCAGCGCAACATCGTCGGTAGAAAGCCCGGCAGCCTGAAGAGCGTCGAACGAAGAGGCGGCCATTTCACGAACTGCGTGCTTAAAGATTTCGCGCCCATTCATGAAGACATACTGGCGTCCCTCTTCGAGCAGTTCCGGCGTTGCGGGGAGGCGCGTCCCGCCAGCATCGACCGCCATCAGGTCTTCCTGTTCGCCATCGGCGCCGAGGACGCACGAAAGGAGTCCGGCTGGTTCGTCGGAGGGTTGGAGCACCACGGCGCCGGCGCCATCGCCGAACAGCACACACGTATTGCGGTCGTTCCAGTTAATGAAGTGGGTAAAAATATCACAGGCGACGAAGAGGACATTGCGCGCCGCACCGCTGCGGACCATACTGGTGGCCACCTGCAAGCCATAGACGAAGCCGCTGCATGCCGCCACGATATCGAAGGCAGCGGCGCGGCGCGCACCGACCCCCGCCTGAACCGTGCAGGCGGTGGCCGGGAATGGACGATCCGGCGTACAGGTCGCCAGAATGACCGTGTCGATCTGCGCCGCGTCGAGACCGGCGCGCGCGAGGGCAGCGCGCCCTGCGGCGATCGACAGAGCAGAAGTATGTTCACCAGGACCTGCGATGCGTCGTTCACGAATACCGGTGCGGGTCTGGATCCACTCGTCCGACGTTTCGACCATCCGCTCAAGGTCGGCATTCGTCAGCACACGTTCAGGAACCGCCATGCCCCAACCCGTAATTGCAGCAAAGTTCGCCATACCCGCCTCGATAATACAAAAAAGGGTTACTGACCCGCCGGCATGGCTGTCAATAACCCCGCACGACGCGCACGTGACGTATTATTCCTCCCTGGCTTCGCTCTTCGGCTCGACGACCAGGCGCCCCCGGTAATACCCGCACGACTTGCAGACATAATGCGCGCGCATCAACTGACCGCAGCGCGTGCATGGCACGAGTGTCGGCATATCGATGCGCTGATGTTGCCGCCGATTGCCGCGCCGATGGCGAGAAACTTTTGTTTTTGGTACAGCACCCATAACACATTGACCCTTAGCACTATTCTGGCTTCAGAAGCGCGCGCAGCGCAGCGAACCGTTCATCGCCGCCAGAACTGCCGCACGAACACTGCTCGACATTCAGATCGGCGCCGCACTCCGGGCAAAGACCACGGCAGTCGGGACGACAGAGCGGCTGCATAGGCAGTTCAAGCAGCACATACTCGCGCAGCATCTCGCCGACGTCCGCCATATGCAACTCATCGAGATAGAAGGGGTCCTCCTCGTCGGGTTGCGGCAGCGGCGTTCCGGTCGTCACATCGATCCGCGAATGGAACTCATCACGGAAGCGCACCTCGATAGGCTGCACAGCCGGATTGAGGCAGCGGACACACTCCATCTCCACCGTTCCGCGGGCATGCACATCGACCAATACCCCGCTGGCGGTGCGGGTAAACCGCACCTCACCGACCATGCCGCGCATTTCGAGCGTATCGTCGAGGCGCAGCACCGGCTCAGCAAAGTCGTACCTGCGTGACGCGCCGACGTACTCGCGCAACAGTTGGGCGACGTTGAACTTCAAATCGGTGATCGGTTTTGACATGTGCATGAGAGCGCCCTCTGCGCTGACAGAGGCTGCATTATAGGTCAGCGGCGTCTTGCTGTCAAGACGAATTATCTGCCGGGCGCCCGCGGTTCGCGCACTGCACCCAGTTCGTGTAGTCCGTTCTGCACGCTGGTAATGACTTTCAGCAAGCGTTGTTCGAGTTCTTCGAGCACCTGGCGCGCGTACTCGTCGGCGCCTGCACGGATGGCGCGCGCCTCGCGCTCCGCCTGTTCCAGCAACCGCGCGCGTTCAGCCTCAATTGCTTCGAGCAATCCCTGTTCCTGCAACACCTGCTGCACCCGTTCCTGCGCTTCGCTGATCAACCGTTCCTGCTCACTGATGATCCGCCGCGCCTGGCGCAACTCCTCAGGAACCGCCACACGCATGCGGTCAATAATGTCGAGCACGCGATCTTCGTCGATCAACAGCCGACCGCTGAACGGCACCCGTTTGCCCTCGGCGATGACATCTTCCAGTTCATCGATTAACTGATCCAGTTCGATGGCTCATCACCTCCTGCCATAGACGCGCTTCAGCGCATCCACTACCGGACCGGGAACCAGCCAGGAAACGTCGCCGCCAAGCGACGCGATTTCACGCACCGTGCTCGAACTGAAGAAGGTATACCGATGACTTGCCATAAACAGCACAATGTCGATATCGGGCGCGAGCGTCTGATTGATCTGCGCCAGCTGAAACTCCGCCTCGAAGTCGCCGACGGCGCGCATGCCGCGCACAATGACCGACGCGCCGACACTGCGCACATAATCGACCGTCAGCGTCGAATAGGTATCGACCTTAACCCGCGGGAGGTGGCGAGTCGACTCGCGCAGCAGCGCGACTCGTTCGTCGGTGCTGAAGAGTAACTGTTTGTTGGGGCGATCAAAGACCGCCATGATCACCGTATCGAAGATGCGCGACGCGCGCGCAGCGATGTCCAGATGTCCATTTGTGACCGGATCGAAGCTTCCTGGATAGACGGCAATCGTCACCCCTTCTCTCCTTCACTGGTGCAACGCGGATCCGCAGGCTGCTGCGCCGTTCAGTCAGTGACCCTGGTCGGCGACGCAGTGGATTGGTGCATCTCGTCAATGTTCGGAGGCGGCATCCTCCGGCGCCAGTTCATAGATCGAAAAGCACGAGTCGCCCAGGCGGCGGAATTTACGGCGGCGGAAACGCTGATAATGATCACTGAGTTCGACGCGCGGCGAATGACCGACGATCAGAATACCGTCGTCAGTCAGTACGTTGGCGTCGTCCACGGCGCAAATCGTCGCTTCAATTGCAGGATCAGCATAGGGCGGGTCCATAATGATTATATCATACTTCTCGCGGTGACCGTAAGTGCGCAGAAACCGCTCGACCGACATGGGGAAGATGCGTGCCCGATCCGCCAGTCGGGTATGTTCCAGGTTTTCGCGGATGATCCGGCAAACGTGCACTTTATGTTCGACAAAATCAGCCCATGCGGCGCCGCGGGACAGGCATTCGATCCCCAGCGATCCGGTGCCGGCGTACAGGTCGAGCACGCGCCCACGAATCGGTCCATATCCTTCAATGACCGAAAAGAGCGCCTCTTTGACCCGATCCAGCATTGGGCGGGTGCCGAGACCCTCCGGTGCTTTCAGGCGACGACCTTTGGCGGTTCCTGTTATGACGCGCATCTGCGTGCTTATTCGCTAACTCCCAAAATCAGCACGGGAATGTCGATGTCTGCAACGCCACGTTCCTCTAAATCCCAAACAAGCTGTTCAAAGTATGAGACGCCCGTGGACATTTGGTCTGCAAACTCCTTAATCGGGACAATCTCGATACCGACATCGATATATTTCTTCTTGTGAAAGATGGTCATCTTTGCGCAAACATTGTAGACCATGAAAGCATACTTGCCGAACTGAACCTCGACACCTACACGATTTTTGACAAAATCCATCTCCCGAAAAGCATGCTTGGGCGTTGTCTTCGATTTAAAGTACGGTAAATAGTGCTTGCTAGAGTATTCACAAGATACTCTTTTTGTTTCCTATTTCCTGCGGGTGAAAGCCTCTTTGAAGGCATCGTTCAAGGAGGCAGGATTATAGAGCATTATACCAAGCATTGTTTTTTTTTTTTTTTTTTTTTTGGCTCTGTTTTGTTTTATACTGAGCGCTATCAACACTCCTGATGATTTCCCCAACTTCTGCAAGTTCGTTCTTATATGTCCAAAATGTATTCTGAGAACCTTTGAAATAGTATACTGCTGCTATGATCACTCGTAATCTCCTCGGGTTTCAAGCAGACGCTCCTGAGATTGCTCTATCCACTCTTCCGGTATTTGAGATACCTTCTCGTTTCCTGTCGGTTGATACACCGGTTTTCCGATGGGGCGATAACGAAGCGTGCCATTATAGTAGTCTCGTATCCTCTGACGAGCCAGCTCTGCATAATCAGCGTCTTTTTCGCAACCTACTGCGCGTCGATTATGCATGAGGGCAGCGATAAGAGACGAGCCGACACCCATGTATGGATCGAAAACCCAGTCACCTTCATTCGTAAGTGCAAGAACGCACCGTTCGATGAGTTCGATAGGAAACTGACAGGGGTGTACGGTTTTCTCCGGGTGATTGGACTTTACATTCGGAATATCCCAAACCTCTTCCTCCCAGTCTTGCGCCAGAACCTCCCATATGTCAGATGGATTTTTGCCAAGAGGGTTTCCCGAAGGCTTTCCTTTATTTGGACCCTTAAAGTGCCGTTTTCCGGGGTACTTTGATGGAACACGGACGGAGTCGAGATTGAAGATGTACTTGTCTGATTTGGTGAACCATAAGATGGTTTCGTACCGCCCTGAAAATCGTTTGGAGGCATGTAATCCATGTCCAAATCTCCAGATAATTCTGTTTCTCAAATTCATGCCAATTTCTTTGAAAATAGGGTAGTAAAGAATATCCAGCGGGTATACTTCTCCATCTTCGACGAAGTTTCCCACCTGCCAGCAAATGCTCCCATCATTCTTGAGGATTCGATATAGTTGATTTATTAACTGAGACTGTGATCTCAGGTAATTCTCGATAGAAATACGGTTTTCATATGCCTTACCTAGATTATAAGGCGGCGAAGTGACAATGAGAGTTATGGAATTATCGGGAATCTGCTTGATAAAATCACTGACATCTCCATTGAATACAACGATCTCTGCGTCAGATCGAAATGTGTCTTCAATCGGCTTAGGTAATCGAAACAAAGGAAGATCGTTCATGTTCTGACACCACTACAGATGGACCATACGTTGTTTGTCACCATCTCGTCAAGCGTGGTCGCAAACGCTGCAATGGTTGCGTCGATGTCGCCCGGCGTGTGGGCAGCCGAGACAAAGCCGCTTCGCCCGCGCATGAGGTCGACGCCGTGGTTGATCATGCCCAGGCGCAGCAGTTGCACAAGGCGCGGATCGCCGCCGCGCTTCAGTTCGTCCGGCGGCGCTGTCGGATCGAGTTCGCCCGGCGGGAAGCCGACCGAGCATCCGGCGACGATATGGAAGATCGAAGCATCGCCATAGACCGCCCAACCCGCGAGTCGCCGCCGACGTAGTTCGGCGTTCATTCCGGTGATGAGTCGCTCTCCCAGCGTAGCGGCATGCGCCCCTGGCGCATCGTTTGCCACGATGCCGAGCATCGCCGTCCCCGCGGCTGCGGAGAGTGGTGCGGCGTTAAAGGTACCGAAGTGCCGGATTTTGCGCACCTGGTTCCATTCCGCATCGCCGAACGCCAGATGCCTGAGAATGTCGGCGCGCCCGCCGACGGCGCCACCGGGCAGCCCGCCTGCCAGAATCTTCGCCAGGGTCGTCAGATCGGCGGTAACCCCTGCGCGTTGCTGCGCGCCGCCGGGCGCCACCCGAAAGCCGGTGACGATCTCATCGCAGATCAGCAGCACACCGTACCGCCAGGTCAGTTGCCGCAGATCGCGCAGGAAGCCATGCGGCAACGGGATAGCGCCATACGATGCGCCGGTTGGTTCGAGGATAACGGCAGCAATATCGGTGCGGCTGCGCAGCGCCTGCTCGACATAATCAAGATCGGTCGGCGCAACGACGGTTGATCCAAGCATGCCGTCGTACAATCCGGCGGGCGCGCTGGCATCGTTCGTATCATGCGCCAGAAGATCGTGCCAGCCGTGGTAGTGCCCGGTGAAGCGAAGAACGACCGGTTTGCCGGTAAAGGCGCGCGCCAGACGCAGCGCCATCATCGTCGCTTCGGTGCCGGATGCGGTGAAACGCAACCGTTCGATGCCGGGAACCAGGCGCTTCACCAGTTGCGCCCATTGCAGGCTGAGTTCGTGTTCGGCGCCGTAGTGCGTCCCGCGCTCCATCTGGCGTTGCACCGCAGCGACGATTGCCGGATGCCCGTGACCGAGCAACAGCGCCCCATGCCCCATCCAGTAATCGATCAACCGGTTTTCGTCGGCATCCCATTTATGGGCGCCGGCGCACTGTTCGACGTACAACGGAAAGGGTGTCACGTAACGCCCATCGTGGGTGACGCCGCTGGGGAACAATGCCTGCGCTTGACCGAATAATGCCTGGGATCGCGGATGTTTCTGGATGTATGTCTCAATGATTGTCATCAGATTCCATACTCCAGTCGGGCAATGAGCGCCTCGGGCAGTTGTGCGTCGCGCATCTGGCGCTGCGTCAGCGCAATGTCATAAGCAACGCGATGAAACGTGATCGTATCGATAGCGGTGTCGAAGATTGCAAACGCAGCGCGCGGATCCTGATTGCGCGGCTGGCCGATGCTGCCAGGATTGATAATATACCGGAATCCATCTTCCAATGTCAGCCTCGCGCCGTCGTCCGGCGACGATGGTCCTTCACAGCGTCCGTCGGGTGTCAGGCGGAAGACCAGCGGCACGTGCGAGTGACCGATCAGGCAGACTTGCTGTGCAAAGCGACGAAAGTTATCGAGCGCCTGATAGCGCGTCAGTAAATACTCCCATACCGGTTCACGCGGGCTGCCGTGAGCCGCCAGAAAGCGTTCGTTGATCGGTTGGATCGGTTCGAGTTCTTCCAGCAACATCCGATGATCGTCCGTCAACTGATCGCCATTCCAGACATTGGCGGCGCGCGCGTCCGGGTTGAAGTCGCTCAGGTCCAACAATCCGAGGCAGGCAAGATCGTGATTGCCTGCGAGCATCATACTTGCTTCAGTGCGGATCGTTGCCACGCATTCGTTGGGACGCGGACCGTATCCGATGGTATCTCCCAGATTCCAGACGGTATCGTATGGTTTGGCAGCAGACAACACCGTTTCGAGCGCCACAATGTTCGAGTGAATATCCGAAAGGATCAGGATGCGCATACGTCCTGGCACGTCCTTACAACCGCCTGAGCAGGCTGACCGCACATATATTGCATATCATACCACGTTGGACGCTCTGGTGCAGTCTGAGGTTGAAGCAAGCTGCAATCTGGCTGTAAGGTTTCGGTAATGCCAGGGCTTTGCTTCTCTTCTTGCCCGCTCCTATAATACGCCTGAATGTCGTAGCGCTCAACGTTCAAGGAGATCCGGCGCGCTATGAGCGAGCCAACGCCAACTGGTCCGGGGTATTGCCCGTATCTTGGTCTGAAACAGAATCGCGCCATCCGGTTTTCGTCGCCGACGCCGGAGCATCGCTGTTATGTCAGCGGCGAGCCGGTCGATATACCTGTTGATCAGAGCGCATTCTGCCTTTCTCGCAATCATGTTCAGTGCCCATTATACATGGGTTTAACCCTCCCCTCAATCCCGGCAACGGTCAGTTCATCCGGTGCGACCACGACAGCGCCCGGCGGATTGCGTGGCTGGCTACGCACGCTGTCGCCGCGCGACCGCGCGATCTATGCCTTGATGCTGGGCATGCTGGCGCTAATCGTGCTTGTGTACGCTATTGCGGGATGGCAGGCGCTGACCGGGACTGCGCCGGTCACAGGCGCACCTTCGCCGATAACCGTGGCGCCGCCGGAGACGGCGACCGCAACCCCGGCGCCGCTCCCCTCTCCATCGGCAACGGCGACGCCGCCGCCTCCCACTCCCACTGCGTTGCCAACCAGTACGCCCTCGCCGCAACCGAACCCGTCGCCAACTCAGGAACCGGTGATTATCGTGCCAACGGCGCTGCCGACGCAACCGACCGGTACTGCCGGTGTCGCGCCTTCGCCAACCGACAACGCGACGGCAACACCATCGCCAACGGTCGCTGCACCGGCAACACCTTCCCCAACAGGTCAACCGGCGCCGGCGTCTCCGACTCTCACGGCAACCGCAGCGCCGCCGCCAACGACAGCGCCGACCGCACCTCCGCAACCGCCGACTGCCGTGCCGCCAGCAATGCCGCGAACGCCTGCGCCGCCGGCGGCGCCGACGGTTCAGCAGCAACGATTGTGGCTCTACTTCGGTGATGCGACCGGCACACTCTTCGTTCCTGTCCAGCGGCTCGTTCCGGTTGAAGATCGCAAAGTAGCCACTGCCGCTATCAACGCCTTGATCGAGGGTCCTCGCAATGGGCTTGAGCGTTTGATCGATCCGCAGGCGCGCCTCTTGAGCATTGCCATCAACAACGGGCTTGCCACAGTCAACTTTGACCGCCCGCCGCACCTGAACGGCGATCCGCGCGGATTGCACTCAATCGTCCTGACCCTGACCCACTTCGAGACGATCAGCCGGGTGCAGTTCCAGGTCAACGGCAGGAACATCGGCATCGATGGGAGCGGTCCAATCGGGCGCCCGGTCGTCAACCCGTTGAACCCGAACAACCTGCCGGTGGATTATGCTGCCACCGAGTTTCTACCGACGTATTACCTGGCGAACGATGGGTATCACACAATCCGCATCATTCGCATGGTGCCAAAGACGCGCCAGGTGGCAGAGGGAACGGTGCGCGCGCTCATCGAGGGACCGGGAATCTACGAGTACGCTGTGCAGCGCACCATTCCGCCGGGAACCGAACTTCGCGCCATCAGCATCAACCAGGGAGTCGCGCGGGTCGATTTCAGCGCCCGATTCGCCGAAGCGTCGGATCGCAACGCGGCAGTGCGCACGCTGGTCGAATCGCTGACTACGCTGCCGCGTGTCAGCGGGGTGCAGATCCTGGTTGAAGGTCGCTCACTTGCGGAATGGTGGGGAGAGCCATATGGCAGGGTCTATCCAAAGCCGCTGATCAACCCGGAAGGATGATCTACCACCAGCGCCACTGGACGTACCGATGCTCTTGCGGTGGAACGATACGGCAGTGTGCGCATACGCGAAATGGAATGCCTGTCTCGCGCTCAAGGGAGAGATCGCTGCGTCCGCCACAGTAGCGGCACACACTCAGATTTTCAATATCGTCGGCGCGCCAGAGTTGGGGGATGAGGGTTAATTCCAGCGGATGCACGCCGCCAATGGCTGCAATTTTGACGCACACTGCTGCCGGAAAGACCGCTTCGACGCGCGCAAACAGATGATAGCGGTATGAATACACCTCATCGCCAA
This region includes:
- a CDS encoding carboxylate-amine ligase, which codes for MTSYNPASPDFPFTLGIEEEYQVVDPQTRELRSYITQILDRGRMILREQIKPELHQSMVEVGTQPCRTIQEARAEVVRLRGTIAGLARQHGLTIISAGTHPISSWMSQEITPFERYKGVVEEMQQLALQLLIFGMHVHVGMPDDEVAIELMNVARYFLPHILALSTSSPFWMGRNTGFKSYRSALFSNFPRTGIPPSFHSAAEFQNYVKLLIKTNCIDDAKKIYWDLRPHPYFGTLEFRVCDAATRVDECIALAALMQALVVKLHLMFSENTTFRVYRRAVIMENKWRAQRWGLDGKLIDFGKRAEVEAKALMHELVAFVDEVVDELGSRHEVEYLLNVADGGSSADRQLAVFRETNDLHAVVDNLIVETLEGVPVYQG
- a CDS encoding beta-ketoacyl-ACP synthase III, giving the protein MANFAAITGWGMAVPERVLTNADLERMVETSDEWIQTRTGIRERRIAGPGEHTSALSIAAGRAALARAGLDAAQIDTVILATCTPDRPFPATACTVQAGVGARRAAAFDIVAACSGFVYGLQVATSMVRSGAARNVLFVACDIFTHFINWNDRNTCVLFGDGAGAVVLQPSDEPAGLLSCVLGADGEQEDLMAVDAGGTRLPATPELLEEGRQYVFMNGREIFKHAVREMAASSFDALQAAGLSTDDVALVIPHQANLRIIEATAKRLEVPLDRVFVNLDRYGNTSAASIPIALVEAVEQQRLRKGDYALLTSFGGGLTWASAVIRWSAG
- the rpmF gene encoding 50S ribosomal protein L32 produces the protein MGAVPKTKVSRHRRGNRRQHQRIDMPTLVPCTRCGQLMRAHYVCKSCGYYRGRLVVEPKSEAREE
- a CDS encoding YceD family protein, translated to MHMSKPITDLKFNVAQLLREYVGASRRYDFAEPVLRLDDTLEMRGMVGEVRFTRTASGVLVDVHARGTVEMECVRCLNPAVQPIEVRFRDEFHSRIDVTTGTPLPQPDEEDPFYLDELHMADVGEMLREYVLLELPMQPLCRPDCRGLCPECGADLNVEQCSCGSSGGDERFAALRALLKPE
- the coaD gene encoding pantetheine-phosphate adenylyltransferase, encoding MTIAVYPGSFDPVTNGHLDIAARASRIFDTVIMAVFDRPNKQLLFSTDERVALLRESTRHLPRVKVDTYSTLTVDYVRSVGASVIVRGMRAVGDFEAEFQLAQINQTLAPDIDIVLFMASHRYTFFSSSTVREIASLGGDVSWLVPGPVVDALKRVYGRR
- the rsmD gene encoding 16S rRNA (guanine(966)-N(2))-methyltransferase RsmD, translating into MRVITGTAKGRRLKAPEGLGTRPMLDRVKEALFSVIEGYGPIRGRVLDLYAGTGSLGIECLSRGAAWADFVEHKVHVCRIIRENLEHTRLADRARIFPMSVERFLRTYGHREKYDIIIMDPPYADPAIEATICAVDDANVLTDDGILIVGHSPRVELSDHYQRFRRRKFRRLGDSCFSIYELAPEDAASEH
- a CDS encoding BglII/BstYI family type II restriction endonuclease; translated protein: MDFVKNRVGVEVQFGKYAFMVYNVCAKMTIFHKKKYIDVGIEIVPIKEFADQMSTGVSYFEQLVWDLEERGVADIDIPVLILGVSE
- a CDS encoding DNA-methyltransferase; translated protein: MNDLPLFRLPKPIEDTFRSDAEIVVFNGDVSDFIKQIPDNSITLIVTSPPYNLGKAYENRISIENYLRSQSQLINQLYRILKNDGSICWQVGNFVEDGEVYPLDILYYPIFKEIGMNLRNRIIWRFGHGLHASKRFSGRYETILWFTKSDKYIFNLDSVRVPSKYPGKRHFKGPNKGKPSGNPLGKNPSDIWEVLAQDWEEEVWDIPNVKSNHPEKTVHPCQFPIELIERCVLALTNEGDWVFDPYMGVGSSLIAALMHNRRAVGCEKDADYAELARQRIRDYYNGTLRYRPIGKPVYQPTGNEKVSQIPEEWIEQSQERLLETRGDYE
- a CDS encoding aspartate aminotransferase family protein; amino-acid sequence: MTIIETYIQKHPRSQALFGQAQALFPSGVTHDGRYVTPFPLYVEQCAGAHKWDADENRLIDYWMGHGALLLGHGHPAIVAAVQRQMERGTHYGAEHELSLQWAQLVKRLVPGIERLRFTASGTEATMMALRLARAFTGKPVVLRFTGHYHGWHDLLAHDTNDASAPAGLYDGMLGSTVVAPTDLDYVEQALRSRTDIAAVILEPTGASYGAIPLPHGFLRDLRQLTWRYGVLLICDEIVTGFRVAPGGAQQRAGVTADLTTLAKILAGGLPGGAVGGRADILRHLAFGDAEWNQVRKIRHFGTFNAAPLSAAAGTAMLGIVANDAPGAHAATLGERLITGMNAELRRRRLAGWAVYGDASIFHIVAGCSVGFPPGELDPTAPPDELKRGGDPRLVQLLRLGMINHGVDLMRGRSGFVSAAHTPGDIDATIAAFATTLDEMVTNNVWSICSGVRT
- a CDS encoding metallophosphoesterase family protein → MRILILSDIHSNIVALETVLSAAKPYDTVWNLGDTIGYGPRPNECVATIRTEASMMLAGNHDLACLGLLDLSDFNPDARAANVWNGDQLTDDHRMLLEELEPIQPINERFLAAHGSPREPVWEYLLTRYQALDNFRRFAQQVCLIGHSHVPLVFRLTPDGRCEGPSSPDDGARLTLEDGFRYIINPGSIGQPRNQDPRAAFAIFDTAIDTITFHRVAYDIALTQRQMRDAQLPEALIARLEYGI
- a CDS encoding GerMN domain-containing protein, translating into MSEPTPTGPGYCPYLGLKQNRAIRFSSPTPEHRCYVSGEPVDIPVDQSAFCLSRNHVQCPLYMGLTLPSIPATVSSSGATTTAPGGLRGWLRTLSPRDRAIYALMLGMLALIVLVYAIAGWQALTGTAPVTGAPSPITVAPPETATATPAPLPSPSATATPPPPTPTALPTSTPSPQPNPSPTQEPVIIVPTALPTQPTGTAGVAPSPTDNATATPSPTVAAPATPSPTGQPAPASPTLTATAAPPPTTAPTAPPQPPTAVPPAMPRTPAPPAAPTVQQQRLWLYFGDATGTLFVPVQRLVPVEDRKVATAAINALIEGPRNGLERLIDPQARLLSIAINNGLATVNFDRPPHLNGDPRGLHSIVLTLTHFETISRVQFQVNGRNIGIDGSGPIGRPVVNPLNPNNLPVDYAATEFLPTYYLANDGYHTIRIIRMVPKTRQVAEGTVRALIEGPGIYEYAVQRTIPPGTELRAISINQGVARVDFSARFAEASDRNAAVRTLVESLTTLPRVSGVQILVEGRSLAEWWGEPYGRVYPKPLINPEG